In the genome of Hyphobacterium sp. CCMP332, one region contains:
- a CDS encoding DNA polymerase III subunit delta — MRFSEIYAYSDIKEKLCKSVLSGHVAHALMFSANEGGAGLQMALAYATYLNCENKHETDSCGKCPSCHKIDKLIHPDLSFFFPLTSTKSQQKPLGELFLKEWREFVQKHPYGTWVDWGNFIGAENKQLIISKDESKRILAVSSMKAFEGEYKINLIWLPEYLNVYSANALLKILEEPPTKTVFILITENVEKLLPTIVSRTQVLRLAPYNVETLSDILREKYGIEQDKAETAAQISQGNLNEALNICSEVENNQHLLIREWFLDCYKNDALALVNKADEFQKWGREAQKAFLRLALSILRETMVATSGHEKLINVPENQKVFINKLSKNGWEKIARIAEELNKSYYHLERNLYPKIVFLDSSMLISAIFRS, encoded by the coding sequence ATGAGGTTTTCAGAGATATACGCCTATTCAGACATCAAGGAAAAGTTGTGCAAAAGTGTATTAAGCGGACATGTGGCACATGCTCTTATGTTTTCGGCTAATGAAGGTGGTGCAGGATTGCAAATGGCCTTAGCTTATGCAACATATTTAAATTGTGAGAATAAACATGAAACTGACTCTTGCGGTAAATGTCCTTCATGTCATAAAATTGATAAATTAATTCATCCTGATTTAAGTTTCTTTTTTCCATTAACAAGTACTAAAAGTCAACAGAAACCATTAGGAGAATTATTCTTAAAAGAATGGAGGGAATTCGTGCAGAAACATCCTTATGGCACCTGGGTCGATTGGGGAAATTTCATTGGGGCTGAAAACAAACAGCTAATTATTTCAAAAGACGAAAGTAAAAGGATATTAGCCGTATCAAGCATGAAAGCTTTTGAAGGAGAATACAAAATCAATTTGATCTGGCTTCCAGAATACCTAAACGTTTATTCTGCCAATGCCTTATTAAAAATATTGGAAGAGCCGCCCACAAAAACCGTTTTTATTCTGATTACTGAAAATGTTGAAAAATTACTTCCGACAATCGTTTCACGTACACAAGTGCTTAGATTAGCGCCATACAATGTAGAAACATTAAGCGATATCCTTCGGGAAAAATACGGGATTGAGCAAGATAAAGCTGAGACGGCTGCACAAATATCACAAGGTAATTTAAATGAAGCACTCAATATTTGTTCTGAGGTTGAAAACAATCAACATCTTCTTATAAGGGAATGGTTTTTGGATTGCTATAAAAATGATGCACTGGCTTTGGTTAACAAGGCCGATGAGTTTCAAAAATGGGGAAGAGAAGCGCAAAAGGCATTTTTGAGATTGGCATTATCGATACTTAGAGAAACTATGGTAGCCACCAGCGGCCATGAAAAACTCATTAATGTGCCTGAAAATCAAAAAGTATTTATAAATAAACTATCAAAAAATGGTTGGGAAAAAATTGCGCGAATAGCGGAAGAACTAAACAAATCATACTACCATTTGGAAAGAAATCTTTATCCGAAAATTGTATTTTTGGACTCTTCCATGTTAATTTCAGCAATTTTTAGAAGTTAG
- a CDS encoding DUF547 domain-containing protein, which yields MDAHFHFDRNYFWTVLAFFILTFITACAVPERESKTRPISHNLWTEVLQDIVMQNGKVDYQRLINNPKKFNAYINTLKENHPDRIIWNSEEKLSYWINAYNAFTLQLIIDNYPLSSIKDLNSSISIPFVNTIWDKPFILISDFSYSLNDIEHGILRKQFNEPRIHFAINCASVSCPNLRNEAYTAENLNRQLNMQSRLFISDETKNLIDNQNLKISKIFSWFGSDFTKNGTLIEFLNKYSDVEINENAEISYNEYDWSLNDSNGH from the coding sequence ATGGATGCTCATTTTCATTTCGATAGGAATTATTTCTGGACTGTTTTAGCATTTTTCATCCTCACATTTATTACGGCTTGTGCTGTACCTGAGAGAGAATCAAAGACTCGTCCTATTTCTCATAATTTATGGACAGAGGTTTTGCAGGATATTGTTATGCAAAATGGTAAGGTAGATTATCAGAGACTAATAAATAATCCAAAAAAGTTTAATGCATACATTAATACACTCAAGGAAAACCATCCGGATAGAATTATCTGGAACAGTGAAGAAAAGCTGTCCTACTGGATCAATGCCTACAATGCTTTTACTTTACAACTGATAATTGATAATTATCCGCTGTCTTCAATTAAAGATTTGAATTCATCAATTTCAATACCATTTGTGAATACAATTTGGGATAAACCATTTATTCTTATTTCTGATTTTTCATACTCTTTGAACGATATAGAACATGGAATACTTCGAAAACAGTTTAATGAACCCAGAATCCATTTTGCGATCAATTGCGCATCGGTTTCTTGTCCAAATTTGCGAAATGAAGCTTATACAGCAGAGAATCTGAACAGACAATTAAATATGCAATCAAGACTTTTTATAAGTGATGAAACTAAAAATTTGATTGACAATCAAAATTTAAAAATTTCAAAAATCTTTTCCTGGTTTGGCAGTGATTTTACAAAAAATGGAACCTTAATTGAGTTTCTTAATAAGTATTCGGATGTGGAAATTAATGAAAATGCTGAAATTTCCTATAATGAATACGATTGGTCTTTAAATGATTCAAATGGACATTAA
- a CDS encoding GlmU family protein, with amino-acid sequence MTIVLFDHEDIRADLLPLTYTRPIADIRCGILTIREKWQKSIAGNIHVICAAPLDRFLNKPLPKGPKLYINASVLPGKELIEKINELNDSQGLQCDDILIAYKSTENLDSENLSTKNMFEESEYFGQAELICNSWDIFKFNASQIKSDFSLITEGRKSQPLKDPHSIIYNEENVFIEEGATIKAAIINAENGPIYIGKNATVEEGAIIRGSFALCEGSFVNTGAKIRGDSTIGPYSKAGGEISNSVIFGYSNKGHDGFLGNSVIGEWCNIGADTNTSNLKNNYDEVKLWNYSKERFIKTGEQFCGLIMADHSKCGINTMFNTGTSVGVGANIFGSGFPANFIPSFFWGGPQGKATFTINKMLETARIVMSRRNKTLDKTNEDILEMIFRSTKKYRNWE; translated from the coding sequence ATGACAATAGTTCTATTCGATCATGAAGATATAAGAGCAGACCTCTTACCTCTTACCTATACCCGCCCAATTGCCGATATTCGATGTGGAATACTTACAATTCGAGAAAAGTGGCAAAAATCCATAGCCGGAAATATTCATGTCATATGTGCAGCCCCTCTCGATCGCTTTTTAAACAAACCACTGCCTAAAGGGCCAAAATTGTATATCAATGCATCTGTTTTACCCGGAAAAGAGCTGATTGAAAAAATTAATGAGCTTAACGATTCACAGGGACTTCAATGCGATGATATTTTGATCGCTTATAAAAGCACTGAAAACCTGGATTCTGAAAATCTGTCAACTAAGAATATGTTTGAAGAATCAGAATATTTTGGTCAAGCAGAATTAATATGTAATTCCTGGGATATATTTAAATTCAATGCTAGTCAAATTAAGTCAGACTTTTCACTCATTACCGAAGGAAGGAAATCTCAACCTTTAAAAGACCCTCACAGCATTATCTATAATGAAGAAAATGTATTTATAGAAGAGGGTGCCACAATTAAAGCAGCAATAATAAATGCTGAAAACGGGCCCATCTATATTGGTAAAAATGCGACTGTAGAAGAAGGCGCCATTATACGGGGATCATTTGCACTATGCGAAGGGTCATTCGTAAATACCGGAGCTAAAATCAGGGGCGATTCTACAATCGGGCCATATTCAAAAGCAGGAGGTGAAATAAGTAATTCAGTAATATTCGGCTATTCGAATAAAGGCCATGATGGTTTCCTTGGAAATTCGGTGATAGGCGAATGGTGCAATATAGGTGCAGACACTAATACATCTAATCTTAAAAACAATTATGACGAAGTTAAACTTTGGAATTATTCAAAAGAAAGATTTATAAAAACAGGTGAACAATTTTGTGGATTGATAATGGCAGATCATTCGAAATGTGGTATTAATACAATGTTCAATACCGGCACAAGTGTAGGAGTTGGCGCCAATATCTTTGGCTCAGGATTTCCTGCTAATTTCATTCCTTCATTTTTTTGGGGTGGCCCTCAGGGAAAAGCAACATTTACAATTAACAAAATGCTGGAAACCGCCAGAATAGTAATGTCAAGACGTAATAAAACTCTGGATAAAACAAATGAAGATATTCTCGAAATGATTTTCAGAAGTACTAAGAAATACAGAAACTGGGAATGA
- a CDS encoding sulfite exporter TauE/SafE family protein: protein MEYIILAVVGFLTSLLTFFSGFGLGTLLTPVFIFFFPLDLAIAMTAIVHFINNLFKLSLLYRYISLKVLLYFGPFCIIGAFFGAFLLLELSDVKPFYNLNIFDSELSLKPLNLLIGTVMISFAILEFNTGFALKNISTKFLWLGGLLSGFFGGLSGHQGALRSMFLIKSNLGKEQFIATGVAIACLVDVTRISIYSEKLVLLDSTENLLMIMAALIPALLGALLGKKLLKKVTLEIIHKYVAWMLIFISIGIISGLF from the coding sequence ATGGAATACATAATTCTTGCGGTTGTTGGTTTTTTAACCTCTTTACTTACTTTTTTTAGTGGTTTTGGGCTTGGAACTTTACTGACACCTGTATTTATTTTCTTCTTCCCTTTGGATCTGGCAATTGCAATGACAGCGATCGTTCATTTCATCAATAATTTGTTTAAACTCTCATTGCTATATCGATATATCAGTTTAAAAGTCTTATTGTATTTTGGCCCATTTTGCATTATTGGAGCATTTTTTGGGGCATTCTTATTGCTTGAATTGAGCGATGTTAAACCTTTTTACAATCTCAATATTTTCGATTCCGAGTTAAGTTTAAAACCCCTTAATTTATTAATAGGAACAGTGATGATTAGTTTTGCGATTTTGGAATTTAATACCGGTTTTGCCTTAAAAAATATCAGTACAAAATTTCTATGGTTAGGTGGATTGCTGAGTGGTTTTTTTGGAGGTCTGAGTGGACATCAGGGAGCACTTCGATCCATGTTTTTGATTAAAAGCAATCTTGGTAAAGAACAATTTATTGCAACCGGAGTTGCCATTGCATGTCTGGTCGATGTTACAAGAATCAGCATATACTCCGAGAAATTAGTTTTATTAGATTCGACTGAAAATTTATTGATGATTATGGCAGCTTTGATCCCTGCACTATTGGGAGCTCTTCTGGGAAAAAAGCTATTGAAAAAAGTAACTTTAGAAATTATTCATAAATATGTAGCATGGATGCTCATTTTCATTTCGATAGGAATTATTTCTGGACTGTTTTAG
- a CDS encoding type B 50S ribosomal protein L31: protein MKKEIHPEYHNVVFHDTASDFKFLTKSTMGSEESIKWEDGNEYPLIKVEISSASHPFFTGKKIFVDTAGRVEKFNKKYKKS, encoded by the coding sequence ATGAAAAAAGAAATTCATCCGGAATACCACAATGTAGTATTTCACGATACAGCAAGCGATTTTAAATTTCTTACAAAATCTACTATGGGCTCAGAGGAGTCTATTAAGTGGGAAGATGGAAATGAATACCCTTTAATAAAGGTGGAAATTTCTTCAGCTTCACATCCTTTCTTTACAGGTAAGAAAATATTTGTTGATACTGCTGGTAGAGTTGAGAAGTTTAATAAGAAATATAAAAAGAGTTAA